The Arachis hypogaea cultivar Tifrunner chromosome 14, arahy.Tifrunner.gnm2.J5K5, whole genome shotgun sequence DNA window GGGATTGGAGCCATTGATGGAAGCATTACAAGCCTTGACATGGAACATGTGAAACACTTGTTATCCATAAACCTCAATGGAACCATACATGGAATCAAACATGCTGCAAGAGCAATGATTAAAGGCCAAAAGGGAGGGTCCATCATATGCACCTCAAGTGCTGCAGCCATCATGGGTGGTTTGGCTTCACATGCTTACACTATGTCTAAAGCAGCAATGGATGGTTTGGTGAGAATCTACCATACTCAAATATTTTGATTTCAACTTTTATCTAGACTCAGTTTTTATCTAGTCTAAAATCGTTTTGTGACCCGAAAATAATAAAACTTTATCAGGTTTAGAGTCGAATAAAGATCTTGAAAATATATCAGATCAATATTTAAGTTTGGATCTAAACTAAGATAAACCCAGTTTCAACTCTATTTCTGTGATTAAGGTATCTTGATCAAAACAAAATCACTATTTTATAAGGACTGAAAACTTATTTAATCTTTCAGTATTGTATTGGTATATGTGAAATATAGGTGAGAAGTGCTGCTTGTGAGTTGGGAGTGCATTTGATAAGAGTGAATAGCATATCACCACATGGGGTTGCCTCAGAGATGCTTCTTAGTGCTTTCAAGAGGTTTGAGAAGGTTGACATCACCCTTGAAGAGTTGAAAGGGCATATTGGGAAGAGGGCAAGTTTACTTCAAGGGAAAGGTGCAACTGCAGAAGATGTTGCACATGCTGCACTGTTCTTGGCTAGTGATGAATCTAGCTTCATAACAGCACACACTTTCCCAATTGATGGAGGATACACTTCTGCTGTTAGTCACATGAGTTTCATCTACCAAGATCCAAAGTGATCATGAAAAAGGaattcaacaaattcaagttGAATTAGATTTTAAGTTCACATTATTGTACTTTATATGACTATGTTCTTATAATCAGGTAGTTATAGAGCAGCAATTAATTTGTATTTGTGTAATTTCAAAGTCATAAGTTTAAGTTATGAAATTAATCACTCGTGTAATTATTAGATTAGACTGTCTACACTTTTCGGAGTACGGCTCTTTTCTGAACTCCACATTAACGCGAAATACTCGTACACTGAACTATCCTTTATATGATTTTGTTCTTGTAATCCCATAATGCAGTTTACTATGGTATCTTaccatatttttattatattcatgACCATTTTCtccttttcaattttatttgatAGCTCCAACAATTGTGAAAGATGATTAAAATGTGTTAATACATTTTGGATCTCCAATTAGACGTACCAATTTTTATTTTGCCTAAGATTATAAGATCTTTGTTAGATCCATATTATTCAACAAGGAGCTTGCACCAGAGATacaaattagaaatcaaaactTATACCTTGTCATTAATGAATTTGATTTCAGTAGACTTATGAATAAAAAATGATTACAATAATGGAACTAAATTATTATGAAAAGGCACTAGACTAAAACAGAGAAACAAAAGTGTATTcagttaaaatatatatatatatatccatataTATCCCCAATCTTGATCAATTGAATCATGAAGGCATGCAACAATGTCAACCTTTGTTCCATCAATCAATCAGTCCTCAATTGTTCATTTTCTCCTTCACTGCTTCACATGCTCCTTCTGCCTTGGCCTTAATCTGCTGACCAGTCTACCAAAAAATAAACAACACACAATATCATAACTGATATGGTTTTATATCCAATTCAATTTTTTCACAATATTTGTGTATAACATTGTCTTAGGTCGGATATGTtcggtttaattattctgttaatcTTTATAGTTTTACTACATTTACAATtatgtctttatatttttttttctttaaatcgaGTCCttacactatttttaattttataattatgtcttttctattttaaaaaacttCGAATTAACTGAATATTAGAATAGAACCTCTTGCACTGATTCTTTAGCAGACTGAGCAGCATCACTAGCCTTGTCTATCATGTTGTTGGTCTTTTCCTATAGACacagaaaaaaaattgtaaaaaattaatataattactatGAAGATTGATTAAACACATTAAGAGACTAATTATGAAgctaagagaaaagggaaacctGAACTTGGCCCTTGGCAACTCCAGCATTGTAGCTCATCTTTTCGGAAGAATTCATATTGAAAGTATTTGATAAACAGAAAGTGTTtcaaataaatatcaaaatattgtTTTGTGTTTTGAGATGAAGATGTTTAGATTGCTATGTGTTTTGTTGGTTTATATAGCTTCTCAAAGCATTGCATTGTTCAACATGTGTATTATTTCCCCACCCCAcattataaattgaaattttcaATGTTGATTTCAATTGGACACATACATgttagaaattatgaatgaatctCATCCACAATATTACAGGTCaacaagtgaaaaaaaaaaaaaaagcatttttCTATGAGTAGCATGACATGCGCCATTGAACAAGCATTTGTGAAAGGATCAAACAATTAATCGCAATTTTcgcaataaaattataataatttttatttatttattttgaaaaagtgtTGAACATTACTCTGATTTGAGAAActaataaactatatatatatatctagttTCTGTTCATCTAAAAAACACACATAAACAACACAAAATCTAAACTCTGTTCACTTGATTATTATTAGAACTTGAAAAGAAAATGGAGTCCATTAAGCAGAGCTACCAACAAGGAAAAGCCAGGAGTGAGGCACAGGTATGAAACATTATGATAACtagaaaattatatttgattataCTCATATGTAAATAAATATTTCAGTTAATATTGTTCCATGCTTTtgtgttattaattattattattattacagcaAACGACAGAGAACATGATGGACAAGGCAAGCAATGCAGCTCAATCTGCTAAAGAGGGCATGCAAGAGGTTggttccttatatatatatatatgacatgaTTCAACAGTTAAATTaataaaaggtttaattactcttttAGTCTTctagtttcaccaaatttaaaattaagtctttatatttttttctttttaattggatctctagattatttttaattttgtaactaagttatttttgtgtctaaaatattaaaatcaactGAATACCCTTCCCACAAAATATATGGTCaaatatttaattagatttttaattgtgAGTACCTTCAATTTGTGAAGAAATATTTAGTCAATTCTAACATTTTTTACACTGACaataacttaattacaaaattaaaagaagtatagagacccaattgaaaagagaaaaaatataaaaacctaattgcAATGGTAAAACTATAgagactaatagaataattaaacattgaaaaaatatataaagattcCAAAAATTagttcttattatttgatttgctttttgtttttttcatagGCTGGCCAGCAAATGCAGGCAAAGGCACAAGGAGTTGCTGATGCTGTGAAGGATGCAACCGGGATGAACAAATGAACTTTGAAGACATCATTGTGAATTTGTGATGGACTTTGAGTTAAAAATAATCCCTCTTAGGTTCATTTATTTGATTAGAAACAAAAATGTTGTTccaatttttttatgtaataattgATTCTATCATAATTTTAATGAAATAAGTTTCAAAATAAACAGTAGCCTATTTGTTTTACACATTATTCAAGACTTACAAAAGgtgattaaaaaaaaagtgtaaattAAGTTGCTTTCTATGAAGGTGCACTAatcatatattaaaaaataaaataaaataataatttaacaaaGTGAGACTCATATATTAAGTAAAAACTTGGTAGAAGAGAATAAATGGTGGaagatgatgaattgatgatgacaCGTGACTTGATCATGTAAAAAGCACTTGAGAAAATGCATTCCCATGTAGCAGAGTCAAGTTTGTTCTGAATGTATATGCTTTTGCACCAAATTTGAAGAGAACAATACCTTAAATTTTGCCAATCATGTTCATAGTTCTCATCATAGAGACGTCACAGAACCCTCTCTCATACAAGAACCTTGACATAATCTAACTTTGGTTAAATACTGTGATCACATGGTTCATGTGTCCCCTGCTATTAAGGGTTGATGAGTTTTGTAATAAACTACACAATTTCAGAATTTCTAACCTACAAAAAGTTCATACTATTGCAATTGTTTCCTTAATACATTAAAGCTGTCTCATGTAGAGGACTCAGAGATGAGATAAACGGTTGGAATAGTGGAACAGCAAAGGGTATGCATAAATATAAGTTAAGTGCGGCAAAGACGAAAATTTTGAGATGAATGAGCAGCCAAATATGTATGGATAAAACAAGGAATAAAAATATTGTTGAAAAGATTGTAGAATCTTGTTTCAGAGTATTCAGTTCAGAGGACTGTAAATACAATAGGGTTCAATGAAGTTtaatccatgtaatcaactcAATGGAAtaatactttgttgttgttataTGGAGAAAACTTAACACAAAAACCTTGCTAATTATATATGAGACATATATgtataattaaatcaaaataatactttaattaCATCATAATAATACTTAGATTAAAGTTCACCCTCTGAAATTCACGGAGCTGAATTACGATAGTATTAAGCATCTGTGATGATTACCAAACACAATCTGGAAGATTAAATTATATAGTAATATGTATTTTATTGCTTGAATTAGAGAGCAACAATCCATTATTAAAGGAACTAAGCCTTTAGCAAACTCTTAGTAGGAAATTTCTAAATAGTAAATACATGGAACTAGAAATAAAAGCATCAAGCAAATATATAGCATAACAACCCTAAATAGCACCACCATTCTCACACATACCATAACCCCCAAAGTTGACTCAAGTATCAAAACAAACAGCAACAGAAAGAtaaggtgtatatatatatatggttctcTCTCCCACTTCCTATTCCTTCTCATCCTCACTACTACTCCAGCAGCATCTAAGAATAGACCTAGGAGATGCACTTCCATCGGCTCGGACAAAGCTATGGTACACAACAGCACCGCCACCAGCTCCTAGCACTTCATTGCTCCTCTCCTCACAGTAGTATCCATCAATATCCAGGGGAAATTTGTTGAAAAGCTTCTCACCATGCTTGTCACTGTGTAGAGCAACAGAGAACTCAGATGGTTCAAAGCAAGCCAAAACTCTCTCAATAAGTTCAGACAGAGAAGTTTTTTCATAATCATAGCCAACAGCTTCAAAACTTGCATAGCTGAAACCATCCTCTGGTGTTACATGGATAGTGGAGATCGCACTTCCCTCGATTCCATTCATCGAATAGCCACAGGGATCAAATTCAAAATCACATATCTCAGACTTTGGAAGGATCTTCCTGATTCCAGAATTTTCAGTCATCATAACTGCAGAGTCAGTGTTTTCTTTGAAGAAAACAGAGGCCTTTTCCCTGTCTAATCCAGTCATGCACATCTCAAGGCCATAGATTGCTGCTTCAGATGAGGCTTTTGGCTCAGCACAAGCAGAGTAGATGTGCCAAAGTTGTGACTTGTCAGGATCACCCATCACAGAAGCTTTGCTACCGGAACCAAGGTTGC harbors:
- the LOC112740706 gene encoding short-chain dehydrogenase reductase ATA1-like gives rise to the protein MDKVAVITGGARGIGAATAKLFAENGAHVVIADVLDDLGASLAQSIGGRFIHCDVSKEEDVESAINLALSWKGHVDIMLNNAGIGAIDGSITSLDMEHVKHLLSINLNGTIHGIKHAARAMIKGQKGGSIICTSSAAAIMGGLASHAYTMSKAAMDGLVRSAACELGVHLIRVNSISPHGVASEMLLSAFKRFEKVDITLEELKGHIGKRASLLQGKGATAEDVAHAALFLASDESSFITAHTFPIDGGYTSAVSHMSFIYQDPK
- the LOC112740707 gene encoding uncharacterized protein: MNSSEKMSYNAGVAKGQVQEKTNNMIDKASDAAQSAKESVQETGQQIKAKAEGACEAVKEKMNN
- the LOC140172881 gene encoding S-adenosylmethionine decarboxylase proenzyme-like, with amino-acid sequence MALTASAIGFEGYEKRLEISFFGQGLGLRALSKAHLDEILEPAQCTIVSSLSNDDVDSYVLSESSLFVYSHNIIIKTCGTTKLLLSIPAILKLAGSLDMTVKSVRYTRGSFIFPGAQPFPHRSFSEEVDLLDSYFGNLGSGSKASVMGDPDKSQLWHIYSACAEPKASSEAAIYGLEMCMTGLDREKASVFFKENTDSAVMMTENSGIRKILPKSEICDFEFDPCGYSMNGIEGSAISTIHVTPEDGFSYASFEAVGYDYEKTSLSELIERVLACFEPSEFSVALHSDKHGEKLFNKFPLDIDGYYCEERSNEVLGAGGGAVVYHSFVRADGSASPRSILRCCWSSSEDEKE